A stretch of Pseudomonas sp. LS.1a DNA encodes these proteins:
- a CDS encoding DUF6436 domain-containing protein, with protein MKTRLIKPLCTAITLLVGVTILWQAYTTFQARYLRPFDNQATLFDGSQLRLPTELAGPGPIRVVHFWDPACPCNVGNQQHLGDLVSQFASQGVIFHVLQKPGSHGQLPANLTALKPLAGLPGSEHLPASPAVAIWDRQGHLAYFGPYSEGAVCNASNSFIEPVLKALLDGRQVSASNTLAVGCYCSWAG; from the coding sequence ATGAAGACTCGGCTCATCAAACCGCTGTGCACGGCAATCACCCTTCTGGTCGGCGTGACCATCCTCTGGCAGGCCTACACCACCTTCCAGGCCCGCTACCTGCGACCGTTCGACAACCAGGCGACGCTGTTCGATGGTAGCCAGCTGCGACTGCCCACCGAACTGGCTGGCCCCGGCCCGATCCGGGTAGTGCATTTCTGGGACCCGGCCTGCCCGTGCAACGTCGGCAACCAGCAGCACCTGGGCGACCTGGTCAGCCAGTTCGCCAGCCAGGGCGTGATCTTCCACGTGCTGCAAAAGCCCGGCAGCCACGGCCAACTGCCCGCCAACCTCACCGCCCTCAAGCCACTCGCCGGCCTGCCCGGCAGCGAACACCTGCCCGCCTCCCCGGCGGTGGCTATCTGGGACCGGCAAGGCCACCTCGCCTACTTCGGCCCCTACAGTGAAGGCGCGGTGTGCAACGCCAGCAACAGCTTCATCGAACCGGTCCTCAAGGCGCTGCTCGACGGCCGCCAGGTGAGCGCCTCCAATACCCTGGCGGTGGGCTGCTACTGCTCTTGGGCCGGCTGA
- a CDS encoding sugar O-acetyltransferase — MSLSEKQKMLTGQLYHAGCPELQAEQIANKHWMHRYNSSVELLNDARHGLLLEHFGQVGEGAVIRPPFYCDYGYNISVGRNTFMNFSCVILDVLPVRIGDDCQIGPNVQIYTADHPLDPEVRRTGLESGRPVTIGNNVWIGGAAIILPGVTIGDNAVVGAGSVVTRDVPAGAVVVGNPARVRQPAQEQ; from the coding sequence ATGTCCCTTAGCGAAAAACAGAAAATGCTTACAGGCCAGCTCTATCACGCTGGCTGCCCCGAGCTGCAGGCCGAGCAGATCGCCAACAAGCACTGGATGCACCGCTACAACAGCAGTGTCGAGTTGCTCAACGACGCACGTCACGGGCTGCTGCTAGAGCACTTTGGCCAGGTCGGTGAAGGCGCGGTGATCCGCCCGCCGTTCTATTGCGACTATGGCTACAACATCAGCGTCGGCCGCAATACCTTCATGAATTTCAGCTGCGTGATCCTCGACGTGCTGCCGGTGCGAATCGGTGACGACTGCCAGATCGGCCCCAACGTGCAGATCTATACCGCCGACCACCCGCTCGACCCCGAGGTGCGCCGCACCGGGCTGGAGAGCGGTCGGCCGGTGACCATCGGCAACAATGTGTGGATCGGCGGCGCGGCGATCATCCTGCCGGGGGTGACCATCGGTGACAACGCCGTGGTGGGTGCCGGTAGCGTGGTCACCCGTGACGTGCCGGCGGGCGCGGTAGTCGTGGGCAACCCGGCTCGGGTGCGTCAGCCGGCCCAAGAGCAGTAG
- a CDS encoding penicillin acylase family protein codes for MKRSLTLLAVVVAVAAGAGYWYVQGKLPQREGEVAIAGLQAPVSVRYDARGVPHLQAQSEPDLYRALGYVHAQDRLFQMEILRRLARGELAEVLGDKLLPTDTLFRSLRIREQAALMAKRQDRQAPAWQALQAYLEGVNSWQASHPKPMEFDLLGITARPFSAEDTLSIAGYLAYSFAAAFRTEPALTYIRDQLGPEYLNIFDLAWQPEGALGTPLAAADWQSLEALARLSHEALGDAGIPQFEGSNAWAVAGSRTRSGKPLLAGDPHIGFAVPAVWYEAELSAPGFNLYGYFQALNPFALLGHNRDFGWSLTMFQNDDVDLIAERTNPADANQVMVDGKWQALEKTEQQIAVKGEAPVTLSLRRSPHGPIVNDVLGATAGPTPIAMWWAFLETENPILDGFYQLNRANTLGKMREAAAKVHAPGLNLVWANARGDIGWWAAAQLPIRPDGVDPAFILDGGSAQADKLGFYPFSVNPQQENPARGYIVSANYQPPAVVPVPGYYNLPDRGRQLDRHLADPEVKWDTQNSQALQLDTASDHGPRTLAPLLATLRAVAEGDEEKELVEQLAAWGGDYPLDSTSATLFNQFLYELAFAALHDELGDTWFPVLISTRAIDAALPRLAADADSPWWSTRGGNQRTDRTAVVRTAWQNSLKHLRETVGSDPASWQWGKAHTLTHNHPLGVKKPLNLLFNVGPFAAPGTHEVPNNLSAKIGPAPWPVTYGPSTRRLVDFADAGQALTSNPVGQSGVPFDRHFADQAEGYVQGQYQKAQMGVIPAQSTLRLVPVP; via the coding sequence ATGAAGCGCAGCCTGACCCTGTTGGCCGTGGTAGTTGCCGTGGCCGCCGGCGCCGGATACTGGTATGTGCAGGGCAAGCTGCCACAACGCGAGGGCGAGGTGGCCATCGCCGGCCTGCAGGCCCCGGTCAGCGTGCGCTACGACGCCCGCGGCGTACCGCACCTGCAGGCGCAGAGCGAACCGGACCTGTACCGTGCCCTCGGTTACGTGCATGCCCAGGACCGGCTGTTCCAGATGGAGATCCTGCGCCGCCTTGCCCGGGGCGAGCTGGCCGAGGTGCTGGGTGACAAGCTGCTGCCCACCGACACCCTGTTCCGCAGCCTGCGCATTCGCGAGCAGGCAGCACTGATGGCCAAGCGTCAGGACCGGCAAGCGCCCGCCTGGCAAGCCCTGCAGGCCTACCTTGAGGGGGTGAACAGCTGGCAGGCCAGCCACCCCAAGCCCATGGAGTTCGACCTGCTGGGCATCACTGCGCGCCCGTTCAGCGCCGAAGACACCCTGAGCATCGCCGGCTACCTGGCCTACAGCTTTGCCGCCGCGTTTCGCACCGAGCCCGCGCTGACCTACATTCGCGACCAGTTGGGCCCCGAGTACCTGAACATCTTCGATCTCGCCTGGCAGCCCGAGGGCGCCTTGGGTACACCGCTGGCCGCTGCCGACTGGCAAAGCCTGGAAGCCCTCGCCCGCCTCAGCCATGAAGCACTGGGTGACGCGGGCATCCCGCAATTCGAGGGCAGTAACGCCTGGGCCGTGGCCGGTAGCCGTACCCGCAGTGGCAAGCCACTGCTGGCCGGCGACCCGCACATCGGTTTCGCGGTGCCGGCGGTGTGGTACGAGGCCGAGCTGTCGGCGCCCGGTTTCAACCTGTATGGCTACTTCCAGGCGCTCAACCCGTTCGCCCTGCTCGGCCACAACCGCGACTTTGGCTGGAGCCTGACCATGTTCCAGAACGACGACGTCGACCTGATCGCCGAACGCACCAACCCGGCCGACGCCAACCAGGTGATGGTCGATGGCAAATGGCAGGCGTTGGAGAAGACCGAGCAGCAGATCGCCGTCAAAGGCGAAGCACCGGTCACCCTCAGCCTGCGCCGCTCGCCCCACGGCCCGATCGTCAACGACGTGCTGGGCGCCACCGCCGGGCCCACGCCTATCGCCATGTGGTGGGCGTTCCTGGAAACCGAAAACCCGATTCTCGACGGTTTCTACCAGCTCAACCGCGCCAATACCCTGGGCAAGATGCGCGAGGCCGCGGCCAAGGTGCATGCGCCGGGGCTGAACCTGGTCTGGGCCAATGCCCGTGGCGATATCGGCTGGTGGGCGGCGGCGCAGTTGCCGATTCGCCCCGACGGCGTCGATCCCGCGTTCATCCTCGACGGTGGCAGTGCGCAGGCCGACAAGCTCGGCTTCTATCCATTCAGCGTCAACCCGCAACAGGAGAACCCGGCGCGCGGCTACATTGTCTCGGCCAACTACCAGCCGCCGGCGGTGGTGCCGGTACCGGGCTATTACAACCTGCCGGACCGTGGCCGCCAGCTCGACCGCCACCTGGCCGACCCCGAGGTGAAGTGGGACACCCAAAACAGCCAGGCGCTGCAACTGGACACTGCCAGCGACCATGGCCCGCGCACCCTTGCACCACTGCTGGCAACGCTACGTGCAGTGGCCGAAGGTGACGAAGAGAAAGAGCTGGTCGAGCAACTGGCAGCCTGGGGCGGCGACTACCCGCTCGACTCTACCAGCGCCACACTGTTCAACCAGTTCCTCTACGAACTGGCATTCGCGGCCCTGCATGACGAACTGGGCGACACCTGGTTCCCGGTGCTGATCAGCACCCGCGCCATCGACGCCGCCCTGCCGCGCCTGGCGGCGGATGCCGATTCGCCCTGGTGGAGCACTCGCGGAGGCAACCAGCGCACCGACCGTACCGCCGTGGTACGCACGGCGTGGCAGAACAGCTTGAAGCACCTGCGGGAGACTGTGGGCAGTGACCCGGCCAGCTGGCAGTGGGGCAAGGCGCATACCCTGACCCACAACCACCCGCTGGGGGTCAAAAAGCCGCTGAACCTGCTGTTCAACGTCGGCCCGTTCGCTGCACCGGGCACCCATGAAGTGCCGAACAACCTCTCGGCGAAAATCGGCCCGGCGCCATGGCCGGTGACCTATGGGCCGTCGACTCGGCGGCTGGTCGACTTTGCCGATGCCGGGCAGGCGCTGACCAGCAACCCGGTCGGCCAGAGTGGTGTGCCGTTCGACAGGCATTTTGCGGATCAGGCCGAAGGGTATGTGCAGGGGCAGTACCAGAAGGCGCAGATGGGGGTGATTCCGGCGCAGAGTACCTTGCGTCTGGTGCCAGTACCGTAG
- a CDS encoding alpha/beta fold hydrolase, which produces MQRHFIEIDGARMSYIDQGQGFPVLLGHSYLWSAEMWQPQIEALSAHFRVIVPELWGHGGSDAPPATTIDMSALARQHLALLDALDIGKCHLVGLSVGGMWGAQLALEHPERVDRLVLMDTYLGAEPEATRLKYFGLLDAASAAGLFPEPLLDIVVPIFFHAGGQTVPEVREGFRAALKANSAEVIRHSLDPMGRVIFGRPDLLSRLGELASERTIVVCGDQDIPRPPEESNEMARIIGCLAAQIPFAGHISSLENPRVVNEFLLNWLPRNQ; this is translated from the coding sequence ATGCAAAGACACTTCATCGAAATCGACGGCGCCCGCATGAGCTACATCGACCAGGGCCAGGGTTTCCCGGTCCTGCTCGGCCACAGCTACCTGTGGTCCGCCGAGATGTGGCAGCCACAAATCGAGGCCTTGTCAGCACACTTCCGCGTCATCGTCCCCGAACTGTGGGGCCACGGCGGCTCCGATGCTCCGCCTGCCACGACCATCGACATGAGCGCCCTGGCCCGCCAGCATCTGGCACTGCTGGACGCCCTGGACATTGGCAAATGCCATTTGGTCGGCCTGTCGGTCGGCGGCATGTGGGGCGCGCAACTGGCCCTGGAACACCCCGAGCGGGTAGACCGCCTGGTGCTGATGGACACTTACCTCGGCGCCGAGCCGGAGGCGACCCGGCTCAAGTACTTCGGCCTGCTCGACGCCGCCAGTGCTGCGGGGCTGTTCCCGGAGCCATTGTTGGATATCGTCGTGCCGATCTTCTTCCATGCAGGCGGGCAGACTGTGCCGGAAGTGCGCGAAGGCTTCCGCGCAGCATTGAAGGCGAACAGCGCCGAGGTGATTCGGCACAGTCTCGATCCGATGGGGCGGGTGATCTTTGGCCGGCCAGACCTGTTGTCACGGCTGGGAGAACTGGCCAGTGAGCGGACCATCGTTGTCTGTGGCGACCAGGACATCCCACGGCCGCCGGAAGAGTCCAATGAAATGGCACGGATCATTGGCTGCCTGGCGGCGCAGATTCCGTTTGCGGGGCATATCTCCAGCCTGGAGAACCCGCGGGTGGTGAATGAATTCCTTTTGAACTGGCTGCCGCGCAACCAGTGA
- a CDS encoding transporter substrate-binding domain-containing protein, which produces MKTANLTKLLVPLFGLALLAGCNKAEEPPKPAAASPSTSYLETIKARDKLIVGVFTDKPPFGFVDEKGRYVGFDTDIGRRLAKDLLGDENKVEFVAVEPASRIPFLQSDKVDLILANMTVTPERKEAVDFTNPNLRVAVQAIVADGSPVQKLDDLADKTIIVTTGTTADIWLTKNHPDWKLLKFEKNSESLQALATGRGDAYAQDNLILFSWAKQNPGYRVLPELLGEEAPIAPAVKKGNTELRDWVNAELAKLGEEKFLLKLYDQYVRKELSDDTKPESVIVEGGKWQG; this is translated from the coding sequence ATGAAAACTGCCAACCTCACCAAACTGCTGGTGCCGCTGTTCGGCCTGGCCCTGCTGGCCGGCTGCAACAAGGCTGAAGAACCACCCAAGCCCGCGGCGGCCTCGCCGTCCACCAGCTACCTGGAAACCATCAAGGCCCGTGACAAGCTGATCGTCGGGGTGTTCACCGACAAGCCACCGTTCGGTTTCGTCGATGAAAAGGGCCGCTACGTGGGCTTTGACACCGACATTGGCCGGCGCCTGGCCAAGGACCTGCTGGGCGATGAAAACAAGGTCGAGTTCGTTGCCGTGGAGCCGGCCAGCCGTATCCCGTTCCTGCAGAGCGACAAGGTCGACCTGATCCTCGCCAACATGACCGTGACCCCGGAGCGCAAGGAAGCGGTGGACTTCACCAACCCCAACCTGCGCGTTGCCGTGCAGGCCATCGTCGCGGATGGCAGCCCGGTGCAGAAGCTCGACGACCTGGCCGACAAGACCATCATCGTCACCACCGGCACTACCGCTGATATCTGGCTGACCAAGAACCATCCGGACTGGAAACTGCTCAAGTTCGAGAAGAACAGCGAGTCGCTGCAAGCGCTGGCCACCGGACGTGGCGATGCCTATGCACAGGACAACCTGATTCTGTTCAGCTGGGCCAAGCAGAACCCGGGCTACCGCGTGCTGCCTGAGCTGCTGGGTGAAGAAGCCCCGATTGCACCGGCGGTGAAGAAGGGCAACACCGAGCTGCGTGACTGGGTGAATGCCGAGCTGGCCAAGCTGGGGGAGGAGAAGTTTCTGCTGAAGCTGTATGACCAGTATGTACGCAAGGAACTGAGCGATGACACCAAGCCGGAAAGCGTGATTGTGGAAGGGGGCAAGTGGCAGGGTTAG
- a CDS encoding amino acid ABC transporter ATP-binding protein — MSALIEFQGFNKFFGEHQVLKDVDLQVAAGEVVVILGPSGCGKSTLLRCLNGLEQAHGGHLRLAGQELLDPRTDWREIRQRVGMVFQSYHLFGHMSVIDNLLLGPLKVQKRERAEAQAQAEALLARVGLLDKRDAFPRQLSGGQQQRIAIVRSLCMNPEVMLFDEVTAALDPEMVKEVLQVIQGLARDGMTLLIVTHEMAFARAVADRIVFMEAGRVLEQGDPESFFTRPRTARAQQFLEKFSFVESLPKTLHKELS; from the coding sequence ATGAGCGCATTGATCGAATTCCAGGGTTTCAACAAGTTCTTTGGCGAGCACCAGGTGCTCAAGGACGTCGACCTCCAGGTGGCGGCCGGCGAGGTGGTGGTCATTCTCGGCCCCAGCGGCTGTGGCAAAAGCACGCTGCTGCGCTGCCTCAACGGCCTGGAGCAGGCCCACGGCGGCCACTTGCGCCTGGCCGGGCAGGAGCTGCTCGATCCGCGCACCGATTGGCGCGAAATCCGCCAGCGGGTCGGCATGGTGTTCCAGAGCTATCACCTGTTCGGCCACATGAGCGTGATCGACAACCTGCTGCTTGGCCCGCTCAAGGTGCAAAAGCGCGAGCGCGCCGAAGCGCAGGCCCAGGCCGAGGCGCTGTTGGCGCGGGTCGGCCTGCTGGACAAGCGCGACGCCTTTCCCCGGCAGTTGTCCGGGGGCCAGCAACAGCGCATCGCCATCGTGCGCTCGCTGTGCATGAACCCCGAGGTGATGCTGTTCGACGAGGTTACCGCGGCCCTCGACCCGGAAATGGTCAAGGAGGTGCTGCAGGTGATCCAGGGCCTGGCCCGCGACGGTATGACCTTGCTCATCGTTACCCACGAAATGGCCTTCGCTCGCGCGGTGGCCGACCGCATCGTGTTCATGGAGGCCGGCAGGGTCCTTGAACAGGGTGACCCCGAGAGCTTCTTCACCCGACCGCGGACCGCACGCGCGCAGCAGTTCCTGGAGAAATTCTCCTTCGTAGAAAGCCTGCCGAAGACACTGCACAAGGAACTGTCATGA